The Pseudoxanthomonas sp. SL93 genome segment CGAGGCGCTGCTGGCGGCGCGCGATCGCGGGGACGAGGCGTGGCAGGGCTCGCTGGACCTGGGCGTGTCGCAGGGCGAGGCGCGGCTCCACGCCGACGACTGGATGTGGAAGGGCGAACGCTATCCGTATCCGGACAAGCTGAAGGACCGCACGCTGTACTACTGGGACGAGGATGCGTTCTCGCCGATCTCCCGCTACGCCGGCTCGCTGATCAAGCTGGTGCCCAGCGAATGGGGCGTGCCCACCTTCGAGATCGACGGCATCAAGATGCTGCCGACCTCGCGCGAATCACCGCTCGACGATGCCCGCCGCAAGGTGGCGCTGGTGGAACCGCGCGGGAAGGTGGTGCTGGATACCTGTGGCGGACTGGGTTACTTCGCCGCCTGCTGCCTGCAGGCGGGTGCGGCCCGCATCCTGTCGTTCGAGAAGAACGCCGACGTACTCTGGCTGCGCACGCTCAATCCGTGGTCGCCGGACCCCGACGCACCCGACAGCGGCGGTCGCCTGCAGCTGGCCCACGCCGACGTCTCGCAGGCGATCACCACGCTGCCTGACACCTCCGTGGACGCGATGCTGCACGATCCGCCGCGCTTCGGCATCGCCGGCGAACTCTATTCGCAGGCGTTCTACGACCAGCTGGCGCGCGTGCTGCGCAAGGGCGGGCGGCTGTTCCACTACACCGGCAGCCCGAACAAGCTGACCAGCGGCCGGGACGTGCCGCGCGAAGTGGCCCGGCGACTGGAGAAGGCCGGCTTCAAGGCCCAGTTGGCGCTGGATGGCGTGCTGGCCTCGCGGCGCTGAAGGCAGCCACTTCTTCACGCGGCCTGAGCGCAGCGGGGTGCAAAAACGGCGCACTGTCGTTTCCCGCACGCAAGGAGTCCCGCCATGATCCGCACGCACGCACTCCGCCTGACCACCCTCGCCCTGCTGCTCGCCGGCCCCGCGCTGGCGCAGGAATCCAAGGCGCCACCGATGACGCCCGAGATGCAGGCCATGATGGAGGCCTACCAGAAGGCCGGCACGCCCGGCGCCGAGCACGGCAGGCTGGCGGCCATGGGCGGTACCTACGACCTGACCGTCAAGGCCTGGCACGCGCCGGATACGCCGCCCACCACCGATACCGGCACGGCCACCCGCAAGATGATCCTCGGCGGCCGCGTACTGGTGGAAGACGTGAGCTCGCAGATGATGGGCGCGCCGTACACCGGCCAGGGACTGCACGGTTTCGACAATGTCACCGGCAAGTACTGGGCCACGTGGAACGACAGCATGAGCACCGGCCTGATGGTCAGCGAGGGCACCTGCGACGCCAACCTGACCTGCGCCTACACCGGGACCTACCACGACCCGGTCACGAAGAAGCCGCAGACAGCGCGCATGACCAGCCGCTGGACCGACAAGGCCACCGAGGTGTTCGAGATGTACGGCCCCGGCCCCGACGGCAAGGAAACCAAGATGATGGAAATCACCTACCGGAAGCGCACCCGCTGAGGCTGGCGGACACGGCGTGGCGGTGCTCCAGTCGGCCGTGGCATGGAGTAAGCGGCGGAGCTGCTTCCTCGCCGTCATGCCGGACATGTCGGCCCGCTCCGTGGACCGACGCCCCCAGGGCCCCGGCGCGGTGGACCCGGCGCTCCCGTCGCGCGCGGACGGCCGCTCCGGCCGGGACATCGCGTCCGGAAGCGCCGCCCGGCCGCGCTCCCGGCGCCGGGACGGACGCGCAACCGGCCGATTCCGTACACTGGCCGTACTCCACACCGTAGATGCCCATGGCCAAGCCCAACTATTCGTTCGAAAAGCGCCAGCGCGAGCTGGCCAAGAAGAAGAAGAAAGACGAGAAGGACGCGCAGAAGCGCGCCGAGCGGGAAGCGGCCAAGGCCGCCGAGGCACCGCCGGCCCCCGCCGAGCCGGAATGAACGACCCGGCCCCCGCGCCCTCCCAGGTCTGGGTGGACGCCGATGCCTGCCCGGGGCCGGTGAAGGACATCCTGTTCCGGGCGGCGGAACGGGCGCAGGTGCAGGTGACTCTGGTCGCCAACCAGTGGCTGCGCACGCCGCCCTCGCGCTTCATTCGGGCCCTGCAGGTCCAGGGCGGCTACGACGTCGCCGACGATGCCATCGCCGCACGTGCCCGCCCCGGCGACCTGGTGGTGACGCAGGACATCCCGCTGGCCGCCCGCGTGCTGGCCAACGGCGCACAGGCCGTCGATCCGCGCGGCGAGCGCTACACCCCCGACACCATCAACGAACGCCTGTCGATGCGGAACTTCATGGACGAGCTGCGTGGCGCCGGCGTGCAGACCGGTGGCCCGGCGCAGTTCAGCGCCCGCGACCGCCAGGCCTTCGCCAACCAGCTGGACCGCTGGCTGGCGTCACGGCGCTGAGCATGTCCGATCTCGAATTCCGCCCGCTGTTCCACCTGCTGCTGCATTTCATCGTGCCGCTGGCGGTGGCGCGGCTGTTCTGGCCGACGCACTGGAAGCGCGCCGCGCTGTGGATGCTGGCGGCGTGGGTGATCGACCTGGACCACCTGCTCGCTGATCCCGTCTACGCACCGGGCCGCTGCAGCATCGGCTTCCACCCCTTGCACACGTGGCCCGCGATCATGGTGTACGGCGCGCTGGCGATGCCGAAGAAGACGCGCTGGTTCGGCATCGGCCTGCTCATCCACGTGGCGCTGGACGGCATCGATTGCCTGCTGATGGCGCACTAGCGCCACCGCCCGTCGCTATCCGTGTTTACCTGCACGCGGATCTGTCCGCCACGCCGGTGCCGATGCGTTGAGCCAGTGAACAGGACGCACATCGCCGACTTCCCGAAAGGAGCACAGCATGGCCATCGGCAGGAACAACCTCGCGCTGCCCGACTTCCACAAGGCGGTCCTCAAACACAAGGACGCGGCACGTGCGTTGTGTTTCGGCGACTCGTGGTTCCAGTATCCGCCGCACCCCACCGATCTGAACAAGCAGCTGGCCCGGATGTTCAGGAACACCCTGTTCCTGCGCGAAGGCGTCGCGGGCCGCGACAGCGCCATGTGGAAGCGCGCCCTGCCGCGCATCCAGCGTGCGATCGGCACGTACCGCTTCGACGCCATCCTGCTGTCCACCGGCGGCAACGACATCGTCGGCAGCGAGCTTTCCGAATTCATCAAGACCGCCAACCAGCCGCAGTCGCCGGGCGACTTCCCGTGGGGCGAGATCCCGGGCGTGGTGTTCGACCACATCCGGCTGGAAACCTTCGGCCTGGCGCTGCGCTACGCCATCGACGACATCAAGCAGGTCGTGCAGTTCCGCGACCTGTACCAGCCCACCTGCCTGGTCTACGTACACAGCTACGACTACATCTACCCGTCGGGCGTGGGCTACCGGCTGGGCCCGCTGAAGATGGAGCCTTGGGTCAAGCCCTACCTGGACGCCGCCGGCCTGACCGACAAGGCCGGGCAGCGCGTGCTGACCCGCTGGCTGATCGACCAGTTCACCCGTGAGCTGCGGGCCTTCGTGTCGCAGCGCGCCAACCTGGTGCTGGTGGATTCACGCGGCACGCTGACGTCCGAAAGCCAGTGGGAGAACGAGATCCACCCCACCGCCGCGGGCTTCGAGAAGATCGCCCGGACCTGCTGGAAGCCGCGGCTGACCGGCGTGCTGCGGTAACCCGCGGCGCGGCGGATATCTTTCCGCCAGCCCGGAACAGCGCCATCACGGGCGGAATGCGATGTTGGGTGTCGATTTCCCCGGCGCCCGTTCGTCGTGGAAGAAAGGCGGACCTGACGATCCGCACGGAACCCCGGCATGAGAACGCTCATCGCAGCCGCCATGGTCAGTCTCGACGGCATCATCCAGGCCCCCGGCGGACCGGACGAAGACCGCAGTGGCGGCTTCGCGCATGGCGGCTGGGTTTGGCCGTACGCCGACGATGACGAGGCGATGGACGGCCTGTTCGCCGATCCGTTCGCGCTGGTGCTGGGCCGGCGCACCTACGACATCTTCGCCGGCTATTGGCCACACGTGCCCAGCGATGCGCCGCACGGCCACATCGCCGACGCCTTCAATGCGGCCACCAAGCACGTCGCCACGCATCATGCGGATACGCTGGACTGGGCGCACAGCCACGCGCTGGGCGCCGACGTGGTCGCGGCATTGCGCCGACTCAAGCGCGACGACGGTCCGGACCTGGTCACGCAGGGCAGCAGCGACCTGCTGCACCAATTGCTGGCTACCGATCTGGTCGACGAACTGCGGCTGCTGGTCTACCCGGTGCTGCTGGGCCGCGGCAAGCGGCTGTTCGACGATGGCACGCAGGCGTCGGCCTTCCGGCTGATGGCTTCGCGTACGACGCAGGCCGGCGTGCTCGTCGCCCGCTACGTGCGCGATGGCGACGTGCGCACCGGGTCGTTCGCCGCCGGTTGAGGCGCGCCGGGTCCCCCACGTTCACCCCGCTCTTTCCACGAGGCCGGAATCCTCGGCCCACCGCCCCCCCTCTGCTCCCAGGAGACCAGCATGACCCCGAAGAACACCATCTGCCTCTGGTACAACCACGACGCCGAAGAAGCCGCGAACTTCTACGCCAGCACCTTCCCCGACAGCGAAGTGAAAGCCGTGCACCGCGCGCCGGGCGACTATCCCTCGGGCAAGGAAGGCGACGTGCTGACGGTCGAGTTCACCGTGTACGGCATCCCGTGCATCGGGCTGAACGGCGGCGACACCTTCAAGCACAGCGAGGCGTTCTCGTTCCAGATCGCCACCGACGACCAGGAAGAAACCGACCGCCTGTGGAATGCCATCGTCGGCAACGGTGGCCAGGAGAGCGCCTGCGGCTGGTGCAAGGACAAGTGGGGCCTCAACTGGCAGATCACGCCGCGCGTCCTCACCGAGGCCTTCACCAGCGCGGACAAGGCGGTCGCCAAGCGCGCGTTCGCCGCGATGATGGAAATGCGCAAGATCGACATCGCCAAGATCGAGGCCGCGATCCGCGGCTGAGGCACGCTTCGCTCAAAGACCCAGATGGCCATGCAGGGCGCGTCGTACGCGCTCTGCGTAGTCGCGCGAACCGTAGCAGCCGGCGTCGAACACGCCGCCGGCACCGGCGGCCGCGGCCAGCCCGGAGAACATCGGCCGGGGCACGATGACCACCTGCCACGGCGCATCGTCGTGGTCGCTGTCCTCGCTCCGGCGCACCTCGACGGCCGCCACGTTCGTGCGCGTGAGGCGCGTCGTCGTCAACCGGCCCCAGGCGCGGCGCTGGACCAGCACGGTGTGCGGCGGATACGTCCACTCGTCGCCCCACCCCGACAGTCCGGCGCGGATGAACTGCACGCCGACATAGCCCGCACCGCCGACGATGATGGCGAAGACCGGCGAGGCGATGTTCAGCGGCCACAGGCCGCGGCCCAGCTCCCACAGCGGCATGACCACGGCGAACGCGCCGGCGAGCACGCAGCCCACGCGTATCGGCCACGGGAACCCCCGCCGCACCAGCGGCAGGTCGTCGTCGGCGAAAGAGGC includes the following:
- a CDS encoding YaiI/YqxD family protein, producing MNDPAPAPSQVWVDADACPGPVKDILFRAAERAQVQVTLVANQWLRTPPSRFIRALQVQGGYDVADDAIAARARPGDLVVTQDIPLAARVLANGAQAVDPRGERYTPDTINERLSMRNFMDELRGAGVQTGGPAQFSARDRQAFANQLDRWLASRR
- a CDS encoding SGNH/GDSL hydrolase family protein, with amino-acid sequence MAIGRNNLALPDFHKAVLKHKDAARALCFGDSWFQYPPHPTDLNKQLARMFRNTLFLREGVAGRDSAMWKRALPRIQRAIGTYRFDAILLSTGGNDIVGSELSEFIKTANQPQSPGDFPWGEIPGVVFDHIRLETFGLALRYAIDDIKQVVQFRDLYQPTCLVYVHSYDYIYPSGVGYRLGPLKMEPWVKPYLDAAGLTDKAGQRVLTRWLIDQFTRELRAFVSQRANLVLVDSRGTLTSESQWENEIHPTAAGFEKIARTCWKPRLTGVLR
- a CDS encoding VOC family protein, producing the protein MTPKNTICLWYNHDAEEAANFYASTFPDSEVKAVHRAPGDYPSGKEGDVLTVEFTVYGIPCIGLNGGDTFKHSEAFSFQIATDDQEETDRLWNAIVGNGGQESACGWCKDKWGLNWQITPRVLTEAFTSADKAVAKRAFAAMMEMRKIDIAKIEAAIRG
- a CDS encoding MnmC family methyltransferase, which codes for MPHYTGPLLVRDAAEALLAARDRGDEAWQGSLDLGVSQGEARLHADDWMWKGERYPYPDKLKDRTLYYWDEDAFSPISRYAGSLIKLVPSEWGVPTFEIDGIKMLPTSRESPLDDARRKVALVEPRGKVVLDTCGGLGYFAACCLQAGAARILSFEKNADVLWLRTLNPWSPDPDAPDSGGRLQLAHADVSQAITTLPDTSVDAMLHDPPRFGIAGELYSQAFYDQLARVLRKGGRLFHYTGSPNKLTSGRDVPREVARRLEKAGFKAQLALDGVLASRR
- a CDS encoding dihydrofolate reductase family protein; this translates as MRTLIAAAMVSLDGIIQAPGGPDEDRSGGFAHGGWVWPYADDDEAMDGLFADPFALVLGRRTYDIFAGYWPHVPSDAPHGHIADAFNAATKHVATHHADTLDWAHSHALGADVVAALRRLKRDDGPDLVTQGSSDLLHQLLATDLVDELRLLVYPVLLGRGKRLFDDGTQASAFRLMASRTTQAGVLVARYVRDGDVRTGSFAAG
- a CDS encoding DUF6122 family protein, yielding MSDLEFRPLFHLLLHFIVPLAVARLFWPTHWKRAALWMLAAWVIDLDHLLADPVYAPGRCSIGFHPLHTWPAIMVYGALAMPKKTRWFGIGLLIHVALDGIDCLLMAH
- a CDS encoding DUF1579 family protein, with the translated sequence MIRTHALRLTTLALLLAGPALAQESKAPPMTPEMQAMMEAYQKAGTPGAEHGRLAAMGGTYDLTVKAWHAPDTPPTTDTGTATRKMILGGRVLVEDVSSQMMGAPYTGQGLHGFDNVTGKYWATWNDSMSTGLMVSEGTCDANLTCAYTGTYHDPVTKKPQTARMTSRWTDKATEVFEMYGPGPDGKETKMMEITYRKRTR